A genomic segment from Oncorhynchus clarkii lewisi isolate Uvic-CL-2024 unplaced genomic scaffold, UVic_Ocla_1.0 unplaced_contig_14143_pilon_pilon, whole genome shotgun sequence encodes:
- the LOC139401796 gene encoding DNA damage-inducible transcript 4 protein-like produces MMHALPTTMMVHDLDIFSASPSPMDATAKRSSWGKLVQKLTDFSGDGQSSRHSLDSDSDNGSRTDLSDSGFDFPSISSSDDFSNVLYDDLLSMEETLLKELVHLIASSLREAKDGALRCSKLLIPEKLLEHIGQELLHLAASEPCGLRGALIDLCVEQGEVCQSMEQIAVDPYLVPTFQLTLVLRLDSGGLWPKIQGLFSTKSPSSPVKRQAIRLSTGFRVIKKKLYSSEELLIEEC; encoded by the exons ATGATGCATGCACTTCCTACAACCATGATGGTCCATGATTTAGATATCTTCAGCGCATCTCCTTCTCCAATGGACGCCACCGCCAAAAGGTCTTCATGGGGGAAACTGGTGCAGAAGTTAACGGACTTCAGTGGAGACGGCCAGAGCAGCCGTCACAGTTTAGACTCCGACTCAGACAATGGCAGCAGGACTGATCTCTCAGACTCCG GGTTTGACTTTCCCTCTATCTCCTCATCTGATGACTTCAGCAACGTGCTATATGATGATCTCCTCTCAATGGAGGAGACCCTTCTGAAAGAACTTGTGCACCTAATTGCCAGTAGCTTAAGGGAAGCCAAAGACGGTGCCCTTAGATGTTCGAAACTACTCATCCCTGAGAAGCTTCTAGAACACATAGGCCAAGAGCTCCTTCACCTGGCGGCCAGCGAGCCCTGTGGCCTGAGGGGGGCTCTCATAGACCTCTGTGTGGAACAGGGGGAGGTGTGTCAGAGTATGGAACAGATCGCCGTGGACCCATATCTAGTCCCTACCTTCCAGCTCACACTGGTGCTGAGGCTCGATTCTGGAGGACTGTGGCCCAAAATCCAAGGGCTTTTCTCCACAAAGTCTCCATCCAGTCCCGTAAAGAGACAGGCAATTAGATTGAGCACGGGCTTCAGAGTGATCAAGAAGAAACTGTACAGCTCTGAAGAGTTGCTCATTGAAGAATGCTGA
- the LOC139401795 gene encoding dnaJ homolog subfamily B member 12-like, which yields MEVNRDEAERCIDIATAALTNNQAEKAVRFLEKAQKLFPTDKARALLDLIAKNGFTPGHDNQSGGTSDGTGPRQRRPGEEDQGEKASQTAKSYTSDQLDAVKKIKQCKDFYEILGVKKDASEDDLKKSYRKLALKFHPDKNHAPGATEAFKAIGNAYACLSNADKRKQYDQCGEEKRHPSRQGQTNGDFQADISPEDLFNMFFGGGFPASNVHVYRNGHQRPAGQRGQQREGGFALFVQLLPIVILVVVSALSQMMVSAAPYSLSFRPSIGHTHKRYTETLRVPYYVGDHFSREYNGLNLKTVERSVEDDYISNLRNNCWKEKQQKEGLLYRARYFGDNELYQRAQKMGTPSCSRLSDISVSLGG from the exons ATGGAAGTAAACAGGGACGAAGCAGAGCGTTGCATTGACATTGCAACTGCTGCATTAACAAATAATCAAGCAGAGAAGGCTGTTAGATTTCTAGAAAAGGCACAGAAACTTTTTCCGACGGATAAGGCGAGAG CACTGCTGGACTTGATTGCAAAAAATGGTTTCACCCCTGGTCACGACAACCAGTCAGGAGGAACCAGTGATGGCACTGGGCCGAGGCAGCGAAGACCTGGGGAGGAGGACCAAGGAGAGAAGGCCTCGCAGACAGCCAAATCCTACACCTCAGATCAACTGGATGCTGTCAAGAA AATAAAACAGTGTAAAGACTTCTATGAGATTCTTGGAGTGAAGAAAGATGCGTCCGAAGATGATCTCAAGAAGTCATATCGAAAATTAGCGTTGAAATTCCATCCCGACAAAAACCACGCACCGGGTGCCACTGAGGCGTTTAAAG CTATTGGAAATGCCTATGCCTGCCTGAGTAATGCTGACAAGAGGAAACAGTATGACCAGTGTGGTGAGGAGAAGAGACATCCGTCAAGACAGGGCCAGACCAACGGCGACTTCCAGGCCGATATTTCACCCGAGGACCTCTTCAATATGTTCTTCGGAGGGGGTTTTCCAGCAa GCAACGTTCATGTATACAGAAATGGGCATCAGAGGCCAGCGGGACAACGAGGACAACAGAGAGAG GGAGGCTTTGCGCTCTTTGTCCAGCTGCTGCCCATCGTCATCCTAGTGGTTGTGTCAGCTCTCAGTCAGATGATGGTCTCCGCCGCCCCCTACAGTCTCAGCTTCAGGCC GTCTATTGGACACACCCACAAGAGGTACACGGAGACCTTGAGGGTGCCGTACTATGTGGGAGACCACTTCTCCAGGGAGTACAACGGACTGAACCTGAAGACTGTGGAGAGGAGTGTGGAGGATGACTACATCTCCAACCTCAGAAACAACTGCTGGAAGGAGAAACAACAGA AGGAGGGCCTGCTGTATCGAGCTCGCTATTTTGGAGACAATGAGTTGTACCAGAGGGCTCAGAAGATGGGCACACCGAGCTGCTCCAGGCTGTCTGACATCTCCGTTTCCTTGGGTGGTTAA